Proteins encoded in a region of the Rutidosis leptorrhynchoides isolate AG116_Rl617_1_P2 chromosome 9, CSIRO_AGI_Rlap_v1, whole genome shotgun sequence genome:
- the LOC139868246 gene encoding uncharacterized protein produces the protein MTVSADEDAGLNSGLGLCVYIRLSDTSTTALVSLKLKGTENYNVWSRAMTLALQTKNKFGFVDGSCIKSQTDNVLMLQWDRFNSVVLSWILNSISEELFSGQVFAKSAQTVWEELKETYDKIDGSVTFNLHPKLNSLTQGNSTVSDYYHKLYALWKQFDALVKLLTCVCDANKEFKTHNDLIKLMQFLMGLDESYASVWSNILLIDPIPSVKTAFAIVSREESLRLSSHSSSSGPGRNQHSAFLVSKTFDNKRRIGNGPNPNLKCTKCRKLGHTIDRCYEIVGYL, from the coding sequence TGACACCAGCACCACTGCTCTTGTCTCCTTAAAACTTAAGGGGACAGAGAACTACAATGTCTGGAGTAGGGCTATGACTTTAGCTCTGCAAACTAAGAATAAATTTGGATTTGTTGATGGTTCTTGCATAAAGAGTCAAACTGATAATGTGCTTATGTTACAATGGGATAGGTTCAACTCTGTTGTACTATCCTGGATACTAAACTCTATTTCTGAAGAATTGTTTTCAGGGCAAGTGTTTGCCAAGTCTGCTCAAACTGTTTGGGAAGAATTAAAGGAGACATATGACAAAATAGATGGTTCTGTTACCTTCAATTTACACCCAAAACTTAATTCTTTAACTCAGGGTAACTCCACGGTGTCAGACTACTATCATAAATTATATGCTTTGTGGAAACAATTTGATGCTCTTGTTAAGTTACTTACTTGTGTGTGTGATGCTAATAAGGAATTCAAAACTCacaatgatttaattaaacttatgcaaTTCCTCATGGGTCTTGATGAGTCTTATGCTTCTGTATGGAGCAATATTCTTTTAATTGACCCTATTCCAAGTGTTAAAACTGCTTTTGCCATTGTCTCAAGAGAGGAATCCCTTAGGTTATCCTCTCATTCTAGTAGTTCTGGTCCTGGTAGAAATCAACATTCTGCCTTTCTTGTGTCCAAGACTTTTGATAACAAAAGAAGGATTGGTAATGGACCTAACCCTAATCTTAAGTGTACTAAATGTAGAAAACTTGGTCACACAATAGATAGGTGCTATGAAATTGTTGGTtatctgtga